In a single window of the Renibacterium salmoninarum ATCC 33209 genome:
- a CDS encoding carbohydrate ABC transporter permease has product MRETQGSKVFRIVTLVILGVFTAVPIYVMITSALKPLGDVQRPFSWWPSNLTIQPFIDIWKTVPLAGYFGNSLIVAGWLAGWLAGSATVISVIIAIFAAYAMSRYKFFGRGVFSTTVLSTQMFPGVLFLLPLFLIFVNINSALGIQLVGTRLGLIITYPTFSLPFSIWMLAGYFDGIPRELDEAAKVDGAGPMGALWRVVLPAARPGLIAVAIYSFMTSWGEVLFASVMTTDENRTLAVGLQLYSTQTNVYWNQIMAASLVVSIPVVVGFLFLQKNFVAGLTAGAVK; this is encoded by the coding sequence GTGCGTGAAACCCAAGGGAGCAAAGTCTTCCGAATTGTGACTCTGGTAATTCTTGGCGTTTTCACCGCGGTGCCCATTTACGTAATGATCACCTCCGCGCTCAAGCCACTGGGCGATGTGCAAAGGCCGTTCAGCTGGTGGCCCAGCAATCTGACCATTCAACCGTTTATTGACATCTGGAAGACGGTGCCGCTGGCTGGTTACTTTGGCAATTCGCTTATCGTGGCTGGCTGGCTGGCTGGCTGGCTGGCTGGCTCGGCGACGGTGATCAGCGTCATTATCGCGATTTTCGCCGCTTATGCGATGAGTCGCTATAAGTTCTTTGGCCGAGGCGTATTTTCTACCACGGTACTCTCAACGCAGATGTTCCCTGGTGTACTTTTCCTGCTGCCGTTGTTCTTGATTTTCGTCAACATCAACTCGGCGCTTGGCATCCAGCTGGTAGGAACTCGGCTGGGTCTGATCATTACGTATCCCACCTTCTCGCTGCCGTTTTCGATCTGGATGCTAGCCGGCTATTTCGACGGTATTCCGCGCGAGCTGGATGAGGCAGCAAAGGTCGACGGCGCGGGGCCGATGGGAGCACTCTGGCGGGTAGTGCTTCCTGCTGCGAGGCCCGGACTGATCGCGGTGGCGATCTATTCGTTCATGACGTCATGGGGCGAGGTGTTGTTCGCTTCGGTGATGACGACTGACGAAAATCGCACGCTCGCCGTCGGCCTGCAGCTGTATTCCACCCAAACGAATGTCTACTGGAACCAGATCATGGCGGCGTCGCTCGTGGTGAGCATCCCGGTCGTCGTCGGCTTCTTGTTCCTGCAAAAGAACTTTGTGGCCGGGCTCACCGCGGGTGCGGTCAAGTAG